The Alosa sapidissima isolate fAloSap1 chromosome 5, fAloSap1.pri, whole genome shotgun sequence genome has a window encoding:
- the picalma gene encoding phosphatidylinositol binding clathrin assembly protein a isoform X31, with translation MSGQSITDRITAAQHSVTGSAVSKTVCKATTHEIMGPKKKHLDYLIQCTNEMNVNIPQLADTLFERTTNTSWVVVFKSLIATHHLMVYGNERFIQYLASRNTLFNLSNFLDKSGLQGYDMSTFIRRYSRYLNEKAVSYRQVAFDFTKVKRGADGVMRTMNTEKLLKTIPIIQNQMDALLDFNVNANELTNGVINAAFMLLFKDAIRLFAAYNEGIINLLEKYFDMKKTQCKEGLDIYKKFLTRMTRISEFLKVAEQVGIDRGDIPDLSQAPSSLLDALEQHLASLEGKKVKDSTAASRASTLSNAVSSLANTGISFTKVDEREKQAALEEEQARLKALKEQRLKELSKKPPSSATTAASPVSTGGSINTAPAIDLFSTPSSTNSTSKMPSDLLDLQPTFQPTLPLSTGLPVANTWGDPFTSSDAVDDSIPNLNPFLTNPVIDALHLPVVSSDGLSFSSRTPSHEMFGDYYNPFNDSSCSVASNHESTASIEPCITDSFCGPAPYPNTPLFQSEPSAVAGLFGGFSASPAPQPQTSRGLNVDFDSVFGNQSTSANSADAADDVLGGILKPTVALSNQGLTLSAQQPGKLVSDDLDSSLANLVGNLGIGNGTTKNDLHWSQPGEKRLTGGTNWQPKTAPSTTWNPATMNGMHFPQYAPSVMAFPATTPTGMMAYGMPPQMGSVAMMTQPTMMYTQPVMRPANPFGPVSGAQHSAASSPSSQSPLRAPGQDPFAQLSLKDFL, from the exons ACCTGATTCAGTGCACCAATGAGATGAACGTGAACATCCCACAGCTGGCCGACACGCTGTTTGAGAGGACCACCAACACCAGCTGGGTGGTCGTCTTCAAGTCTCTCATCGCAACACACCACCTCATGGTCTACGGCAACGAg AGGTTTATTCAGTACTTGGCCTCAAGAAACACATTATTCAACCTCAGTAATTTTTTGGACAAAAGTGGGTTACAAG GCTATGACATGTCAACCTTCATCCGAAGGTATAGCCGCTATCTGAATGAGAAGGCTGTGTCTTACCGCCAAGTCGCTTTTGACTTCACAAAAGTAAAAAGAGG ggCGGATGGGGTCATGAGGACGATGAACACTGAGAAACTCTTGAAGACCATCCCAATCATCCAGAATCAGATGGATGCCCTTCTTGATTTCAAT GTCAATGCCAATGAACTCACAAATGGGGTCATCAATGCTGCCTTCATGCTTCTGTTCAAAGATGCCATACGACTGTTTGCTGCCTATAATGAAGGGATAATCAACCTACTTG AGAAGTACTTTGATATGAAGAAAACCCAGTGTAAAGAGGGTCTTGACATTTACAAGAAATTCCTCACGCGAATGACAAGAATCTCAGAGTTTCTCAAAGTTGCTGAG CAAGTGGGAATTGACCGAGGCGATATACCAGATCTCTCCCAG GCCCCAAGCAGCCTTCTGGACGCATTAGAACAGCACTTGGCTTCCTtagaagggaaaaaagtgaaagattCCACAGCAGCAAGCAG AGCCAGCACTCTGTCCAACGCCGTCTCCTCACTAGCCAACACGGGCATATCCTTCACCAAAGTGGATGAAAGGGAAAAACAGGCCGCTCTAGAGGAGGAGCAGGCTCGCTTGAAAGCTCTTAAG GAACAGCGTCTCAAAGAACTCTCCAAGAAGCCCCCCTCCTCCGCCACCACGGCTGCATCTCCCGTGTCAACAGGAGGGAGCATCAACACCGCCCCTGCCATCGACCTTTTCTCAACACCCAGCTCCACAAACAG CACTTCGAAGATGCCGAGTGACCTCCTGGACCTGCAGCCAACATTTCAGCCAACACTGCCTCTCTCAACAGGCTTGCCTGTGGCAAACACCTGGGGGG ATCCTTTCACTTCTTCTGACGCTGTCGATGACTCCATTCCAAACTTAAACCCTTTCCTTACAAACCCTGTTATCGATGCTCTTCATCTACCTGTTGTGTCTTCAGATGGTCTTAGTTTTTCTTCTAGGACACCCAGTCATGAAATGTTTGGTG ATTATTACAATCCCTTTAATGATTCGAGCTGTTCTGTTGCATCCAATCATGAAAGCACAGCTTCCATAGAGCCGTGCATCACAG ACTCCTTCTGTGGTCCAGCACCTTACCCTAACACTCCTCTCTTCCAATCTGAGCCCTCTGCTGTAGCAGGCCTATTTGGAG GGTTCTCAGCATCTCCTGCCCCTCAACCACAGACCTCAAGAGGCCTTAACGTTGACTTTGACTCTGTGTTTGGCAATCAGTCAACCTCTGCTAACAGCGCCGACGCTGCTG ATGATGTCTTAGGTGGAATCCTGAAACCCACAGTAGCCCTCTCCAACCAGGGACTGACCCTCAGCGCTCAGCAGCCAGGCAAACTGGTGTCGGATGACTTGGACTCTTCCTTGGCCAACCTCGTGGGCA ATCTTGGAATTGGTAATGgaacaacaaaaaa TGACCTTCACTGGAGTCAGCCTGGGGAGAAGAGACTAACAGGTGGAACAAACTGGCAACCAAAGACTGCCCCTTCAACCACATGGAACCCTGCCACCATG AACGGCATGCATTTCCCACAATAC GCACCATCTGTCATGGCCTTCCCTGCAACGACGCCCACAGGAATGATGGCATATGGAATG CCTCCTCAGATGGGCTCCGTGGCTATGATGACTCAGCCCACCATGATGTACACCCAGCCGGTCATGAGGCCGGCCAACCCTTTTGGCCCAGTCTCAGGCGCACAG CACTCGGCCGCCTCTAGTCCCTCCAGTCAGAGTCCCCTCAGAGCTCCAGGACAGGACCCCTTTGCACAGCTCTCTCTCAAGGATTTCTTGTAG
- the picalma gene encoding phosphatidylinositol binding clathrin assembly protein a isoform X32 codes for MSGQSITDRITAAQHSVTGSAVSKTVCKATTHEIMGPKKKHLDYLIQCTNEMNVNIPQLADTLFERTTNTSWVVVFKSLIATHHLMVYGNERFIQYLASRNTLFNLSNFLDKSGLQGYDMSTFIRRYSRYLNEKAVSYRQVAFDFTKVKRGADGVMRTMNTEKLLKTIPIIQNQMDALLDFNVNANELTNGVINAAFMLLFKDAIRLFAAYNEGIINLLEKYFDMKKTQCKEGLDIYKKFLTRMTRISEFLKVAEQVGIDRGDIPDLSQAPSSLLDALEQHLASLEGKKVKDSTAASRASTLSNAVSSLANTGISFTKVDEREKQAALEEEQARLKALKEQRLKELSKKPPSSATTAASPVSTGGSINTAPAIDLFSTPSSTNSTSKMPSDLLDLQPTFQPTLPLSTGLPVANTWGDPFTSSDAVDDSIPNLNPFLTNPVIDALHLPVVSSDGLSFSSRTPSHEMFGDYYNPFNDSSCSVASNHESTASIEPCITDSFCGPAPYPNTPLFQSEPSAVAGLFGGFSASPAPQPQTSRGLNVDFDSVFGNQSTSANSADAAGGILKPTVALSNQGLTLSAQQPGKLVSDDLDSSLANLVGNLGIGNGTTKNDLHWSQPGEKRLTGGTNWQPKTAPSTTWNPATMNGMHFPQYAPSVMAFPATTPTGMMAYGMPPQMGSVAMMTQPTMMYTQPVMRPANPFGPVSGAQHSAASSPSSQSPLRAPGQDPFAQLSLKDFL; via the exons ACCTGATTCAGTGCACCAATGAGATGAACGTGAACATCCCACAGCTGGCCGACACGCTGTTTGAGAGGACCACCAACACCAGCTGGGTGGTCGTCTTCAAGTCTCTCATCGCAACACACCACCTCATGGTCTACGGCAACGAg AGGTTTATTCAGTACTTGGCCTCAAGAAACACATTATTCAACCTCAGTAATTTTTTGGACAAAAGTGGGTTACAAG GCTATGACATGTCAACCTTCATCCGAAGGTATAGCCGCTATCTGAATGAGAAGGCTGTGTCTTACCGCCAAGTCGCTTTTGACTTCACAAAAGTAAAAAGAGG ggCGGATGGGGTCATGAGGACGATGAACACTGAGAAACTCTTGAAGACCATCCCAATCATCCAGAATCAGATGGATGCCCTTCTTGATTTCAAT GTCAATGCCAATGAACTCACAAATGGGGTCATCAATGCTGCCTTCATGCTTCTGTTCAAAGATGCCATACGACTGTTTGCTGCCTATAATGAAGGGATAATCAACCTACTTG AGAAGTACTTTGATATGAAGAAAACCCAGTGTAAAGAGGGTCTTGACATTTACAAGAAATTCCTCACGCGAATGACAAGAATCTCAGAGTTTCTCAAAGTTGCTGAG CAAGTGGGAATTGACCGAGGCGATATACCAGATCTCTCCCAG GCCCCAAGCAGCCTTCTGGACGCATTAGAACAGCACTTGGCTTCCTtagaagggaaaaaagtgaaagattCCACAGCAGCAAGCAG AGCCAGCACTCTGTCCAACGCCGTCTCCTCACTAGCCAACACGGGCATATCCTTCACCAAAGTGGATGAAAGGGAAAAACAGGCCGCTCTAGAGGAGGAGCAGGCTCGCTTGAAAGCTCTTAAG GAACAGCGTCTCAAAGAACTCTCCAAGAAGCCCCCCTCCTCCGCCACCACGGCTGCATCTCCCGTGTCAACAGGAGGGAGCATCAACACCGCCCCTGCCATCGACCTTTTCTCAACACCCAGCTCCACAAACAG CACTTCGAAGATGCCGAGTGACCTCCTGGACCTGCAGCCAACATTTCAGCCAACACTGCCTCTCTCAACAGGCTTGCCTGTGGCAAACACCTGGGGGG ATCCTTTCACTTCTTCTGACGCTGTCGATGACTCCATTCCAAACTTAAACCCTTTCCTTACAAACCCTGTTATCGATGCTCTTCATCTACCTGTTGTGTCTTCAGATGGTCTTAGTTTTTCTTCTAGGACACCCAGTCATGAAATGTTTGGTG ATTATTACAATCCCTTTAATGATTCGAGCTGTTCTGTTGCATCCAATCATGAAAGCACAGCTTCCATAGAGCCGTGCATCACAG ACTCCTTCTGTGGTCCAGCACCTTACCCTAACACTCCTCTCTTCCAATCTGAGCCCTCTGCTGTAGCAGGCCTATTTGGAG GGTTCTCAGCATCTCCTGCCCCTCAACCACAGACCTCAAGAGGCCTTAACGTTGACTTTGACTCTGTGTTTGGCAATCAGTCAACCTCTGCTAACAGCGCCGACGCTGCTG GTGGAATCCTGAAACCCACAGTAGCCCTCTCCAACCAGGGACTGACCCTCAGCGCTCAGCAGCCAGGCAAACTGGTGTCGGATGACTTGGACTCTTCCTTGGCCAACCTCGTGGGCA ATCTTGGAATTGGTAATGgaacaacaaaaaa TGACCTTCACTGGAGTCAGCCTGGGGAGAAGAGACTAACAGGTGGAACAAACTGGCAACCAAAGACTGCCCCTTCAACCACATGGAACCCTGCCACCATG AACGGCATGCATTTCCCACAATAC GCACCATCTGTCATGGCCTTCCCTGCAACGACGCCCACAGGAATGATGGCATATGGAATG CCTCCTCAGATGGGCTCCGTGGCTATGATGACTCAGCCCACCATGATGTACACCCAGCCGGTCATGAGGCCGGCCAACCCTTTTGGCCCAGTCTCAGGCGCACAG CACTCGGCCGCCTCTAGTCCCTCCAGTCAGAGTCCCCTCAGAGCTCCAGGACAGGACCCCTTTGCACAGCTCTCTCTCAAGGATTTCTTGTAG
- the picalma gene encoding phosphatidylinositol binding clathrin assembly protein a isoform X2: MSGQSITDRITAAQHSVTGSAVSKTVCKATTHEIMGPKKKHLDYLIQCTNEMNVNIPQLADTLFERTTNTSWVVVFKSLIATHHLMVYGNERFIQYLASRNTLFNLSNFLDKSGLQGYDMSTFIRRYSRYLNEKAVSYRQVAFDFTKVKRGADGVMRTMNTEKLLKTIPIIQNQMDALLDFNVNANELTNGVINAAFMLLFKDAIRLFAAYNEGIINLLEKYFDMKKTQCKEGLDIYKKFLTRMTRISEFLKVAEQVGIDRGDIPDLSQFTVCAPSSLLDALEQHLASLEGKKVKDSTAASRASTLSNAVSSLANTGISFTKVDEREKQAALEEEQARLKALKRLKELSKKPPSSATTAASPVSTGGSINTAPAIDLFSTPSSTNSTSKMPSDLLDLQPTFQPTLPLSTGLPVANTWGDPFTSSDAVDDSIPNLNPFLTNPVIDALHLPVVSSDGLSFSSRTPSHEMFGDYYNPFNDSSCSVASNHESTASIEPCITDSFCGPAPYPNTPLFQSEPSAVAGLFGGFSASPAPQPQTSRGLNVDFDSVFGNQSTSANSADAAEMQSQNPLTDTAVVASSYDVLGGILKPTVALSNQGLTLSAQQPGKLVSDDLDSSLANLVGNLGIGNGTTKNDLHWSQPGEKRLTGGTNWQPKTAPSTTWNPATMNGMHFPQYAPSVMAFPATTPTGMMAYGMPPQMGSVAMMTQPTMMYTQPVMRPANPFGPVSGAQHSAASSPSSQSPLRAPGQDPFAQLSLKDFL; this comes from the exons ACCTGATTCAGTGCACCAATGAGATGAACGTGAACATCCCACAGCTGGCCGACACGCTGTTTGAGAGGACCACCAACACCAGCTGGGTGGTCGTCTTCAAGTCTCTCATCGCAACACACCACCTCATGGTCTACGGCAACGAg AGGTTTATTCAGTACTTGGCCTCAAGAAACACATTATTCAACCTCAGTAATTTTTTGGACAAAAGTGGGTTACAAG GCTATGACATGTCAACCTTCATCCGAAGGTATAGCCGCTATCTGAATGAGAAGGCTGTGTCTTACCGCCAAGTCGCTTTTGACTTCACAAAAGTAAAAAGAGG ggCGGATGGGGTCATGAGGACGATGAACACTGAGAAACTCTTGAAGACCATCCCAATCATCCAGAATCAGATGGATGCCCTTCTTGATTTCAAT GTCAATGCCAATGAACTCACAAATGGGGTCATCAATGCTGCCTTCATGCTTCTGTTCAAAGATGCCATACGACTGTTTGCTGCCTATAATGAAGGGATAATCAACCTACTTG AGAAGTACTTTGATATGAAGAAAACCCAGTGTAAAGAGGGTCTTGACATTTACAAGAAATTCCTCACGCGAATGACAAGAATCTCAGAGTTTCTCAAAGTTGCTGAG CAAGTGGGAATTGACCGAGGCGATATACCAGATCTCTCCCAG TTTACAGTTTGT GCCCCAAGCAGCCTTCTGGACGCATTAGAACAGCACTTGGCTTCCTtagaagggaaaaaagtgaaagattCCACAGCAGCAAGCAG AGCCAGCACTCTGTCCAACGCCGTCTCCTCACTAGCCAACACGGGCATATCCTTCACCAAAGTGGATGAAAGGGAAAAACAGGCCGCTCTAGAGGAGGAGCAGGCTCGCTTGAAAGCTCTTAAG CGTCTCAAAGAACTCTCCAAGAAGCCCCCCTCCTCCGCCACCACGGCTGCATCTCCCGTGTCAACAGGAGGGAGCATCAACACCGCCCCTGCCATCGACCTTTTCTCAACACCCAGCTCCACAAACAG CACTTCGAAGATGCCGAGTGACCTCCTGGACCTGCAGCCAACATTTCAGCCAACACTGCCTCTCTCAACAGGCTTGCCTGTGGCAAACACCTGGGGGG ATCCTTTCACTTCTTCTGACGCTGTCGATGACTCCATTCCAAACTTAAACCCTTTCCTTACAAACCCTGTTATCGATGCTCTTCATCTACCTGTTGTGTCTTCAGATGGTCTTAGTTTTTCTTCTAGGACACCCAGTCATGAAATGTTTGGTG ATTATTACAATCCCTTTAATGATTCGAGCTGTTCTGTTGCATCCAATCATGAAAGCACAGCTTCCATAGAGCCGTGCATCACAG ACTCCTTCTGTGGTCCAGCACCTTACCCTAACACTCCTCTCTTCCAATCTGAGCCCTCTGCTGTAGCAGGCCTATTTGGAG GGTTCTCAGCATCTCCTGCCCCTCAACCACAGACCTCAAGAGGCCTTAACGTTGACTTTGACTCTGTGTTTGGCAATCAGTCAACCTCTGCTAACAGCGCCGACGCTGCTG aGATGCAGTCTCAAAACCCACTCACAGATACGGCTGTGGTAGCTTCATCAT ATGATGTCTTAGGTGGAATCCTGAAACCCACAGTAGCCCTCTCCAACCAGGGACTGACCCTCAGCGCTCAGCAGCCAGGCAAACTGGTGTCGGATGACTTGGACTCTTCCTTGGCCAACCTCGTGGGCA ATCTTGGAATTGGTAATGgaacaacaaaaaa TGACCTTCACTGGAGTCAGCCTGGGGAGAAGAGACTAACAGGTGGAACAAACTGGCAACCAAAGACTGCCCCTTCAACCACATGGAACCCTGCCACCATG AACGGCATGCATTTCCCACAATAC GCACCATCTGTCATGGCCTTCCCTGCAACGACGCCCACAGGAATGATGGCATATGGAATG CCTCCTCAGATGGGCTCCGTGGCTATGATGACTCAGCCCACCATGATGTACACCCAGCCGGTCATGAGGCCGGCCAACCCTTTTGGCCCAGTCTCAGGCGCACAG CACTCGGCCGCCTCTAGTCCCTCCAGTCAGAGTCCCCTCAGAGCTCCAGGACAGGACCCCTTTGCACAGCTCTCTCTCAAGGATTTCTTGTAG
- the picalma gene encoding phosphatidylinositol binding clathrin assembly protein a isoform X17, whose protein sequence is MSGQSITDRITAAQHSVTGSAVSKTVCKATTHEIMGPKKKHLDYLIQCTNEMNVNIPQLADTLFERTTNTSWVVVFKSLIATHHLMVYGNERFIQYLASRNTLFNLSNFLDKSGLQGYDMSTFIRRYSRYLNEKAVSYRQVAFDFTKVKRGADGVMRTMNTEKLLKTIPIIQNQMDALLDFNVNANELTNGVINAAFMLLFKDAIRLFAAYNEGIINLLEKYFDMKKTQCKEGLDIYKKFLTRMTRISEFLKVAEQVGIDRGDIPDLSQFTVCAPSSLLDALEQHLASLEGKKVKDSTAASRASTLSNAVSSLANTGISFTKVDEREKQAALEEEQARLKALKEQRLKELSKKPPSSATTAASPVSTGGSINTAPAIDLFSTPSSTNSTSKMPSDLLDLQPTFQPTLPLSTGLPVANTWGDYYNPFNDSSCSVASNHESTASIEPCITGFSASPAPQPQTSRGLNVDFDSVFGNQSTSANSADAAEMQSQNPLTDTAVVASSYDVLGGILKPTVALSNQGLTLSAQQPGKLVSDDLDSSLANLVGNLGIGNGTTKNDLHWSQPGEKRLTGGTNWQPKTAPSTTWNPATMNGMHFPQYAPSVMAFPATTPTGMMAYGMPPQMGSVAMMTQPTMMYTQPVMRPANPFGPVSGAQHSAASSPSSQSPLRAPGQDPFAQLSLKDFL, encoded by the exons ACCTGATTCAGTGCACCAATGAGATGAACGTGAACATCCCACAGCTGGCCGACACGCTGTTTGAGAGGACCACCAACACCAGCTGGGTGGTCGTCTTCAAGTCTCTCATCGCAACACACCACCTCATGGTCTACGGCAACGAg AGGTTTATTCAGTACTTGGCCTCAAGAAACACATTATTCAACCTCAGTAATTTTTTGGACAAAAGTGGGTTACAAG GCTATGACATGTCAACCTTCATCCGAAGGTATAGCCGCTATCTGAATGAGAAGGCTGTGTCTTACCGCCAAGTCGCTTTTGACTTCACAAAAGTAAAAAGAGG ggCGGATGGGGTCATGAGGACGATGAACACTGAGAAACTCTTGAAGACCATCCCAATCATCCAGAATCAGATGGATGCCCTTCTTGATTTCAAT GTCAATGCCAATGAACTCACAAATGGGGTCATCAATGCTGCCTTCATGCTTCTGTTCAAAGATGCCATACGACTGTTTGCTGCCTATAATGAAGGGATAATCAACCTACTTG AGAAGTACTTTGATATGAAGAAAACCCAGTGTAAAGAGGGTCTTGACATTTACAAGAAATTCCTCACGCGAATGACAAGAATCTCAGAGTTTCTCAAAGTTGCTGAG CAAGTGGGAATTGACCGAGGCGATATACCAGATCTCTCCCAG TTTACAGTTTGT GCCCCAAGCAGCCTTCTGGACGCATTAGAACAGCACTTGGCTTCCTtagaagggaaaaaagtgaaagattCCACAGCAGCAAGCAG AGCCAGCACTCTGTCCAACGCCGTCTCCTCACTAGCCAACACGGGCATATCCTTCACCAAAGTGGATGAAAGGGAAAAACAGGCCGCTCTAGAGGAGGAGCAGGCTCGCTTGAAAGCTCTTAAG GAACAGCGTCTCAAAGAACTCTCCAAGAAGCCCCCCTCCTCCGCCACCACGGCTGCATCTCCCGTGTCAACAGGAGGGAGCATCAACACCGCCCCTGCCATCGACCTTTTCTCAACACCCAGCTCCACAAACAG CACTTCGAAGATGCCGAGTGACCTCCTGGACCTGCAGCCAACATTTCAGCCAACACTGCCTCTCTCAACAGGCTTGCCTGTGGCAAACACCTGGGGGG ATTATTACAATCCCTTTAATGATTCGAGCTGTTCTGTTGCATCCAATCATGAAAGCACAGCTTCCATAGAGCCGTGCATCACAG GGTTCTCAGCATCTCCTGCCCCTCAACCACAGACCTCAAGAGGCCTTAACGTTGACTTTGACTCTGTGTTTGGCAATCAGTCAACCTCTGCTAACAGCGCCGACGCTGCTG aGATGCAGTCTCAAAACCCACTCACAGATACGGCTGTGGTAGCTTCATCAT ATGATGTCTTAGGTGGAATCCTGAAACCCACAGTAGCCCTCTCCAACCAGGGACTGACCCTCAGCGCTCAGCAGCCAGGCAAACTGGTGTCGGATGACTTGGACTCTTCCTTGGCCAACCTCGTGGGCA ATCTTGGAATTGGTAATGgaacaacaaaaaa TGACCTTCACTGGAGTCAGCCTGGGGAGAAGAGACTAACAGGTGGAACAAACTGGCAACCAAAGACTGCCCCTTCAACCACATGGAACCCTGCCACCATG AACGGCATGCATTTCCCACAATAC GCACCATCTGTCATGGCCTTCCCTGCAACGACGCCCACAGGAATGATGGCATATGGAATG CCTCCTCAGATGGGCTCCGTGGCTATGATGACTCAGCCCACCATGATGTACACCCAGCCGGTCATGAGGCCGGCCAACCCTTTTGGCCCAGTCTCAGGCGCACAG CACTCGGCCGCCTCTAGTCCCTCCAGTCAGAGTCCCCTCAGAGCTCCAGGACAGGACCCCTTTGCACAGCTCTCTCTCAAGGATTTCTTGTAG
- the picalma gene encoding phosphatidylinositol binding clathrin assembly protein a isoform X3, protein MSGQSITDRITAAQHSVTGSAVSKTVCKATTHEIMGPKKKHLDYLIQCTNEMNVNIPQLADTLFERTTNTSWVVVFKSLIATHHLMVYGNERFIQYLASRNTLFNLSNFLDKSGLQGYDMSTFIRRYSRYLNEKAVSYRQVAFDFTKVKRGADGVMRTMNTEKLLKTIPIIQNQMDALLDFNVNANELTNGVINAAFMLLFKDAIRLFAAYNEGIINLLEKYFDMKKTQCKEGLDIYKKFLTRMTRISEFLKVAEQVGIDRGDIPDLSQAPSSLLDALEQHLASLEGKKVKDSTAASRASTLSNAVSSLANTGISFTKVDEREKQAALEEEQARLKALKEQRLKELSKKPPSSATTAASPVSTGGSINTAPAIDLFSTPSSTNSTSKMPSDLLDLQPTFQPTLPLSTGLPVANTWGDPFTSSDAVDDSIPNLNPFLTNPVIDALHLPVVSSDGLSFSSRTPSHEMFGDYYNPFNDSSCSVASNHESTASIEPCITDSFCGPAPYPNTPLFQSEPSAVAGLFGGFSASPAPQPQTSRGLNVDFDSVFGNQSTSANSADAAEMQSQNPLTDTAVVASSYDVLGGILKPTVALSNQGLTLSAQQPGKLVSDDLDSSLANLVGNLGIGNGTTKNDLHWSQPGEKRLTGGTNWQPKTAPSTTWNPATMNGMHFPQYAPSVMAFPATTPTGMMAYGMPPQMGSVAMMTQPTMMYTQPVMRPANPFGPVSGAQHSAASSPSSQSPLRAPGQDPFAQLSLKDFL, encoded by the exons ACCTGATTCAGTGCACCAATGAGATGAACGTGAACATCCCACAGCTGGCCGACACGCTGTTTGAGAGGACCACCAACACCAGCTGGGTGGTCGTCTTCAAGTCTCTCATCGCAACACACCACCTCATGGTCTACGGCAACGAg AGGTTTATTCAGTACTTGGCCTCAAGAAACACATTATTCAACCTCAGTAATTTTTTGGACAAAAGTGGGTTACAAG GCTATGACATGTCAACCTTCATCCGAAGGTATAGCCGCTATCTGAATGAGAAGGCTGTGTCTTACCGCCAAGTCGCTTTTGACTTCACAAAAGTAAAAAGAGG ggCGGATGGGGTCATGAGGACGATGAACACTGAGAAACTCTTGAAGACCATCCCAATCATCCAGAATCAGATGGATGCCCTTCTTGATTTCAAT GTCAATGCCAATGAACTCACAAATGGGGTCATCAATGCTGCCTTCATGCTTCTGTTCAAAGATGCCATACGACTGTTTGCTGCCTATAATGAAGGGATAATCAACCTACTTG AGAAGTACTTTGATATGAAGAAAACCCAGTGTAAAGAGGGTCTTGACATTTACAAGAAATTCCTCACGCGAATGACAAGAATCTCAGAGTTTCTCAAAGTTGCTGAG CAAGTGGGAATTGACCGAGGCGATATACCAGATCTCTCCCAG GCCCCAAGCAGCCTTCTGGACGCATTAGAACAGCACTTGGCTTCCTtagaagggaaaaaagtgaaagattCCACAGCAGCAAGCAG AGCCAGCACTCTGTCCAACGCCGTCTCCTCACTAGCCAACACGGGCATATCCTTCACCAAAGTGGATGAAAGGGAAAAACAGGCCGCTCTAGAGGAGGAGCAGGCTCGCTTGAAAGCTCTTAAG GAACAGCGTCTCAAAGAACTCTCCAAGAAGCCCCCCTCCTCCGCCACCACGGCTGCATCTCCCGTGTCAACAGGAGGGAGCATCAACACCGCCCCTGCCATCGACCTTTTCTCAACACCCAGCTCCACAAACAG CACTTCGAAGATGCCGAGTGACCTCCTGGACCTGCAGCCAACATTTCAGCCAACACTGCCTCTCTCAACAGGCTTGCCTGTGGCAAACACCTGGGGGG ATCCTTTCACTTCTTCTGACGCTGTCGATGACTCCATTCCAAACTTAAACCCTTTCCTTACAAACCCTGTTATCGATGCTCTTCATCTACCTGTTGTGTCTTCAGATGGTCTTAGTTTTTCTTCTAGGACACCCAGTCATGAAATGTTTGGTG ATTATTACAATCCCTTTAATGATTCGAGCTGTTCTGTTGCATCCAATCATGAAAGCACAGCTTCCATAGAGCCGTGCATCACAG ACTCCTTCTGTGGTCCAGCACCTTACCCTAACACTCCTCTCTTCCAATCTGAGCCCTCTGCTGTAGCAGGCCTATTTGGAG GGTTCTCAGCATCTCCTGCCCCTCAACCACAGACCTCAAGAGGCCTTAACGTTGACTTTGACTCTGTGTTTGGCAATCAGTCAACCTCTGCTAACAGCGCCGACGCTGCTG aGATGCAGTCTCAAAACCCACTCACAGATACGGCTGTGGTAGCTTCATCAT ATGATGTCTTAGGTGGAATCCTGAAACCCACAGTAGCCCTCTCCAACCAGGGACTGACCCTCAGCGCTCAGCAGCCAGGCAAACTGGTGTCGGATGACTTGGACTCTTCCTTGGCCAACCTCGTGGGCA ATCTTGGAATTGGTAATGgaacaacaaaaaa TGACCTTCACTGGAGTCAGCCTGGGGAGAAGAGACTAACAGGTGGAACAAACTGGCAACCAAAGACTGCCCCTTCAACCACATGGAACCCTGCCACCATG AACGGCATGCATTTCCCACAATAC GCACCATCTGTCATGGCCTTCCCTGCAACGACGCCCACAGGAATGATGGCATATGGAATG CCTCCTCAGATGGGCTCCGTGGCTATGATGACTCAGCCCACCATGATGTACACCCAGCCGGTCATGAGGCCGGCCAACCCTTTTGGCCCAGTCTCAGGCGCACAG CACTCGGCCGCCTCTAGTCCCTCCAGTCAGAGTCCCCTCAGAGCTCCAGGACAGGACCCCTTTGCACAGCTCTCTCTCAAGGATTTCTTGTAG